Proteins encoded together in one Pseudoalteromonas xiamenensis window:
- the bioB gene encoding biotin synthase BioB gives MSLGTVRHDWTYEEVKALFEMPFNDLLFKAASIHRETFNPNEVQISTLLSIKTGACPEDCKYCPQSGHYKTELERERLMEVEKVVEQARLAKTKGATRFCMGAAWSDPKDRDMPYIEKMVKEVKALGLETCMTLGMLSEDKANTLATAGLDYYNHNLDTSPEYYQQIITTRTYQDRLDTLDHVRGAGMKVCSGGIVGMGEQAADRFGLLLNLANLPKQPESVPINMLVKVKGTPLENVDDLDHFEFIRTIAVARIMMPKSYVRLSAGRTQMNEQMQSMCFFAGANSIFYGDKLLTTENPEADADMLLLKKLGMRPETREDYSDEAYEASLSSAIADKQTSELFYEA, from the coding sequence ATGAGTTTGGGAACTGTACGTCACGATTGGACTTATGAAGAAGTCAAAGCGCTATTTGAAATGCCATTTAACGACCTGCTATTTAAAGCGGCGTCAATTCACCGTGAAACATTTAACCCGAATGAAGTTCAAATCTCAACGCTCCTGTCCATTAAAACCGGTGCTTGTCCTGAAGATTGTAAATACTGTCCGCAGTCAGGTCATTACAAAACAGAGTTAGAGCGTGAACGATTAATGGAAGTAGAGAAGGTAGTAGAACAAGCTCGACTAGCGAAAACTAAAGGCGCGACACGTTTTTGTATGGGTGCAGCTTGGTCAGATCCGAAAGACAGAGACATGCCGTACATCGAAAAAATGGTAAAAGAAGTCAAAGCGCTTGGCCTAGAAACGTGTATGACGCTTGGCATGCTGTCTGAAGACAAAGCAAATACCTTAGCGACGGCTGGTTTGGATTATTACAACCACAATCTCGATACCTCACCCGAGTACTATCAACAAATCATCACAACACGTACTTATCAGGACCGTTTAGACACGCTTGATCATGTTCGTGGTGCAGGCATGAAAGTGTGTTCAGGTGGCATCGTGGGTATGGGTGAGCAAGCAGCAGATCGTTTTGGCTTATTACTTAATTTAGCAAACTTACCTAAGCAACCAGAAAGTGTGCCAATCAACATGCTAGTGAAAGTAAAAGGTACGCCACTTGAAAACGTAGACGATTTAGATCATTTTGAATTTATCCGCACTATCGCAGTAGCGCGTATCATGATGCCTAAAAGTTATGTGCGTTTGTCTGCAGGCCGCACTCAAATGAACGAACAAATGCAATCCATGTGTTTCTTCGCGGGGGCAAATAGCATTTTTTACGGTGATAAGTTGCTGACAACTGAAAACCCTGAAGCAGATGCAGACATGTTATTACTTAAGAAGCTCGGTATGCGTCCGGAAACTCGAGAAGACTATTCTGACGAAGCCTATGAAGCCTCGCTGAGTTCAGCTATCGCGGATAAACAGACCTCTGAGTTGTTTTACGAAGCCTAA
- the bioA gene encoding adenosylmethionine--8-amino-7-oxononanoate transaminase has product MNKLNTIDLDFDKNHIWHPYTSMINPLPVYPVARTYENKIILENGKTLIDGMASWWSAIHGYSHPELVNAIVEQAQTMSHIMFGGITHEPAVELCKRLVNITAPRLSKVFLADSGSVSVEVSIKMAMQYWLSQGITTKSKLMTAKKGYHGDTFAAMSVCDPINSMHSMYKGFLPEHIFVEAPKSAFYSNFDELELEQLEDAFKNHHNEVCAFIIEPIVQNAGGMNFYHPSYLKSLRLLCDKYDVLLILDEIATGFGRTGKLFAYEHANIEPDILCIGKALTGGMMTLSATLTTDKIANGISSGEAGVLMHGPTFMGNPLACKVASASIDLLFESNWADNVTRVESSLKALKSCETLSSVVDVRILGAIGVVELNRSVDVAKIQRFFIEKGVWIRPFGKLIYLMPPYTSPSEDITRLCNAVFDAIYQDEF; this is encoded by the coding sequence TTGAATAAATTAAACACTATTGATTTGGATTTTGATAAAAATCATATCTGGCATCCTTATACATCGATGATTAATCCACTCCCTGTGTATCCAGTTGCACGGACTTACGAGAATAAAATTATCCTCGAAAATGGCAAAACGCTCATTGATGGGATGGCCTCATGGTGGAGCGCAATTCACGGTTATAGTCACCCCGAACTCGTAAATGCTATCGTCGAGCAAGCGCAAACTATGAGTCACATTATGTTTGGAGGCATCACGCATGAGCCCGCCGTTGAGCTCTGTAAAAGACTAGTTAATATAACTGCGCCTCGCTTAAGTAAAGTTTTTCTAGCCGACAGTGGTTCTGTAAGTGTCGAAGTATCAATAAAAATGGCGATGCAATATTGGCTGAGCCAAGGTATTACGACCAAGTCAAAACTCATGACCGCAAAAAAAGGCTATCATGGCGACACGTTCGCCGCGATGAGTGTTTGTGATCCGATTAATTCGATGCACAGCATGTATAAAGGTTTCTTGCCTGAACACATATTCGTTGAAGCCCCAAAGTCCGCTTTTTATTCCAATTTCGACGAACTAGAACTTGAGCAACTTGAAGATGCGTTTAAAAATCACCATAACGAGGTTTGTGCATTTATCATTGAACCCATTGTACAAAACGCGGGAGGAATGAATTTCTACCATCCAAGCTACCTTAAATCGTTGAGACTGCTATGCGACAAATACGATGTCCTTCTCATTTTGGATGAAATCGCAACAGGCTTCGGCCGCACAGGAAAATTATTTGCCTACGAACACGCAAATATAGAGCCAGACATTCTGTGTATCGGTAAAGCTCTGACTGGTGGCATGATGACCTTATCAGCTACTTTGACGACGGATAAAATTGCAAATGGGATAAGTTCTGGTGAAGCGGGTGTGCTTATGCATGGACCTACTTTTATGGGCAACCCTTTAGCTTGTAAGGTTGCGAGCGCCAGTATAGATTTGCTGTTTGAATCGAATTGGGCTGACAATGTCACTCGCGTTGAATCGTCACTTAAAGCACTAAAATCCTGTGAAACGTTATCTTCCGTTGTTGACGTTAGAATATTAGGTGCTATTGGCGTTGTAGAACTTAATAGAAGTGTTGATGTAGCCAAAATACAGCGTTTCTTTATCGAAAAAGGTGTCTGGATCCGTCCGTTTGGCAAACTAATCTATTTAATGCCGCCATATACTTCACCATCAGAAGATATAACTCGACTTTGTAATGCAGTTTTTGATGCTATCTATCAAGATGAATTTTAG